A window of Fimbriimonadaceae bacterium contains these coding sequences:
- the ugpC gene encoding sn-glycerol-3-phosphate ABC transporter ATP-binding protein UgpC codes for MAGVAFKGVTKIFGKDVRAVDGLSLDIRDKEFMVLVGPSGCGKTTALRMIAGLEEATEGDLFIGETRVNDVAPKDRDIAMVFQNYALYPHMNVYDNIAFGLRLRELKGFFWQMGHMAEAKRIRADIDRRVQEAAEMLGIEMLLHRRPKELSGGQRQRVALGRAIVRKPKVFLMDEPLSNLDAKLRIQTRAELIRLHRSLGITTIYVTHDQVEAMTMGQRIAIMKDGVLQQCDTPEVVYNQPANLFVAGFIGSPPMNFIPAHVRLQGSVAHLDCGGFQLPLPSDHPAASMPDRSVVVGIRPESIHDPALPLSFKVDAGNTLHAKVELLEALGHEYVAYLRVGELSILASLDADTKVKMDADADFALDLSKIHVFDTETEAAIR; via the coding sequence TTGGCTGGCGTAGCTTTCAAGGGAGTCACGAAGATCTTTGGCAAGGATGTCCGCGCGGTCGATGGACTGTCGCTCGACATCCGAGACAAGGAGTTCATGGTGCTCGTGGGCCCTTCGGGATGCGGGAAGACCACGGCCCTGCGCATGATCGCCGGCTTGGAAGAAGCGACCGAAGGCGACCTCTTCATCGGCGAGACCCGCGTCAACGACGTGGCTCCGAAAGACCGCGACATCGCGATGGTCTTCCAGAACTACGCGCTCTATCCGCACATGAACGTGTACGACAACATCGCGTTCGGACTGCGCCTCCGCGAGCTGAAAGGGTTCTTCTGGCAGATGGGCCACATGGCCGAGGCGAAGCGGATCCGAGCCGACATCGACCGCCGCGTCCAGGAGGCCGCCGAAATGCTCGGCATCGAGATGCTGCTGCACCGCCGGCCGAAGGAGCTATCGGGCGGCCAACGCCAACGCGTGGCGCTGGGAAGGGCAATCGTTAGGAAACCTAAGGTTTTCTTGATGGACGAACCGCTCTCGAACCTCGATGCGAAGCTGCGCATCCAGACCCGCGCCGAACTGATCCGACTCCACCGATCGTTAGGCATTACAACGATTTATGTGACGCACGACCAGGTCGAAGCAATGACGATGGGTCAGCGTATAGCGATCATGAAGGACGGCGTCCTGCAGCAGTGCGACACGCCCGAAGTCGTGTACAACCAGCCCGCCAACCTCTTTGTTGCGGGATTCATCGGTTCGCCCCCGATGAACTTCATCCCCGCGCACGTGCGGCTCCAGGGTTCGGTCGCGCATCTAGACTGCGGCGGGTTCCAACTTCCGCTGCCCAGCGACCACCCCGCCGCCTCGATGCCCGACCGCAGCGTCGTGGTTGGCATCCGTCCCGAATCGATCCACGACCCGGCCCTTCCGCTGAGTTTCAAGGTCGATGCCGGCAACACCCTGCACGCCAAGGTGGAGCTGCTCGAAGCCCTCGGCCACGAGTACGTCGCCTACCTCCGCGTCGGCGAGCTGTCGATCCTCGCCAGCCTCGACGCAGACACGAAAGTGAAGATGGATGCGGACGCGGATTTCGCCTTGGACCTGTCGAAGATCCACGTGTTCGACACGGAGACCGAAGCCGCCATCCGCTAG
- a CDS encoding LTA synthase family protein: MADTAGPRAVHPPFFALHAPLAVYAANVSLIAWPAVVKPAAAILLAVAVVWGAVSWLTHSARRGAAAASAAVFATFAYGPLVTACGWSDDGPLGIAVWALFAGLAAWGAARLARAYAATTSLLNVAGLAMCSLALGSIAVTRVSIGKHLHANPTPGTSAAKKPAGPLPDVVLIVLDGYGRTDTFERLYGFSNQEFVDALRRRGFYVAQNAHSNYSQTELSLASTLNLHYIQDLVPPGPTMEEARGILDGLIQHSEVSRRLKSIGYKTIAITTGFPALRFEGTDLVLGFEGGNALFLDALLEKTPFRRSNASRISQFDQRRDLLRAAFDHLAEFGSPSAAPRFILVHILAPHPPFVFGAHGEEVRPKGPFGLWDGNHYMAVLGNVETYRDGYREQAQYIAEKTLRAIDRLVQGRGQRPIIVLQGDHGPKSLLNQDALGNSDLDEAFGILNAYYVPEELRSRLYPSISPVNTWRLVLGFLLGTPIPNGPDRSYYAPWSEPLKFVDVSQRLTPALPGRTEAGL; this comes from the coding sequence ATGGCTGACACCGCGGGGCCGCGCGCGGTGCACCCGCCGTTCTTCGCCCTGCACGCCCCCCTTGCGGTCTATGCGGCCAACGTCTCCCTGATCGCGTGGCCCGCGGTGGTGAAGCCGGCGGCGGCGATTCTGCTGGCCGTTGCGGTCGTGTGGGGAGCCGTTTCCTGGCTCACGCACAGCGCGCGCCGGGGCGCGGCCGCCGCATCGGCGGCGGTGTTCGCGACCTTCGCGTACGGTCCCCTCGTCACCGCGTGCGGCTGGTCCGACGACGGACCTTTGGGCATCGCGGTCTGGGCCCTGTTTGCGGGACTCGCGGCCTGGGGGGCCGCTCGGCTCGCACGCGCCTATGCCGCCACCACAAGCCTCCTCAACGTCGCCGGACTCGCCATGTGCTCGCTGGCCCTGGGAAGCATCGCCGTCACGCGGGTCTCGATCGGCAAGCACCTGCATGCGAACCCGACTCCCGGCACATCCGCGGCGAAGAAGCCCGCCGGCCCGCTTCCCGACGTCGTGCTGATCGTGCTCGACGGGTACGGGCGGACCGACACGTTCGAGCGGCTCTACGGGTTCTCGAACCAGGAGTTCGTCGACGCCCTGCGTCGGCGCGGCTTCTACGTGGCGCAGAACGCCCACTCGAACTACAGCCAAACCGAACTGTCGCTCGCCTCGACGCTCAATCTCCACTACATCCAAGATCTCGTCCCGCCGGGTCCCACGATGGAGGAGGCGCGCGGCATTCTCGACGGGCTGATCCAGCACAGCGAAGTCTCCCGCCGACTCAAGTCGATCGGATACAAAACGATCGCGATCACGACCGGGTTCCCCGCCCTGAGGTTCGAGGGAACCGACCTGGTGCTGGGGTTTGAAGGAGGGAACGCGCTCTTCCTGGACGCGTTGCTCGAGAAGACCCCCTTTCGGCGCAGCAACGCGAGCCGCATCTCCCAGTTCGATCAGCGCCGGGACCTCTTGCGGGCGGCCTTCGACCACCTGGCGGAGTTCGGCTCGCCGAGCGCCGCGCCGCGTTTCATCCTCGTACACATCCTCGCGCCGCACCCTCCGTTCGTCTTCGGCGCGCACGGCGAGGAGGTGCGCCCCAAAGGACCGTTCGGGCTCTGGGACGGCAACCACTACATGGCGGTCCTCGGTAACGTCGAGACCTATCGGGACGGCTATCGGGAGCAGGCGCAGTACATCGCGGAGAAGACGCTGAGAGCGATCGACCGCTTGGTCCAGGGTCGGGGCCAACGCCCGATCATCGTGCTCCAAGGCGACCACGGCCCAAAGTCGCTCCTCAACCAAGACGCCCTGGGAAACTCGGATCTCGACGAAGCGTTCGGCATCCTCAACGCGTACTACGTGCCCGAGGAGCTGCGATCCCGGCTCTACCCCTCCATCTCCCCGGTCAACACGTGGCGCCTGGTCCTCGGGTTCCTGCTCGGGACTCCGATTCCAAACGGGCCCGACCGATCCTACTACGCGCCATGGTCCGAACCGCTCAAGTTCGTGGATGTCTCCCAGCGTCTGACCCCCGCCCTTCCGGGAAGAACGGAGGCAGGGCTATAA
- a CDS encoding aldehyde dehydrogenase family protein, with translation MTHCEMLIDGHLVGGVCDQAVGKQVVTAPFDGRRIGTAAEGGWNEANTALDAAVDAFHTFRRSTRRERATLLDAVARLIRERSAELVELLTDEVGKPITWSRGEVDRLALTFDLAARLAPLYGQESLPLDFDPRGVDYRCSVERFPMGVVLGIVPWNWPFNLAAHKIAPAIATGNTVVLKPSQQSSLSTLALAKLIHEAGCPPGVLNCVNVSSSIAQRMVVDPRVAVVSFTGSPAVGWMLKELVPEKRVSLELGGDASAIVCADADLEFALPRLAAGGYGYAGQVCISVQHVRAESRCYESVRDRLAQWTRDCPTGDPRDESVVCGPLISTEAADRVMEWIGEAVDKGARVLAGGTRDGNVVAPTLIEGVPPDTRLGCEEVFGPVLTLQRFEEFGEALEQVNASDYGIQCGVFTRDPGRVERAFQTLEVGGVIVNDFPTLRFDNMPYGGVKRSGFGREGVRYAMDEMTEPKVKLEKLS, from the coding sequence ATGACCCATTGCGAGATGCTGATCGACGGTCACCTGGTGGGTGGCGTATGCGATCAGGCCGTCGGAAAGCAGGTCGTGACGGCGCCTTTCGACGGGCGCAGGATCGGTACCGCAGCCGAGGGGGGTTGGAACGAGGCGAACACGGCGCTCGATGCGGCCGTGGATGCGTTCCACACCTTCCGAAGGAGCACCCGACGCGAGCGGGCGACTTTGCTCGACGCTGTTGCACGCCTGATCCGGGAGCGGAGCGCCGAACTGGTGGAACTGCTCACCGACGAGGTGGGCAAGCCGATCACGTGGTCGCGCGGGGAAGTGGACCGCCTCGCCCTGACGTTCGACCTCGCCGCCCGACTGGCGCCCCTTTACGGGCAGGAGAGCCTCCCTTTGGATTTCGATCCGAGAGGTGTCGATTACCGCTGTTCCGTCGAGCGGTTTCCCATGGGCGTCGTGCTGGGCATCGTCCCGTGGAACTGGCCGTTCAACCTCGCGGCGCACAAGATCGCACCTGCGATCGCCACGGGGAACACCGTCGTGCTGAAACCGTCGCAACAGTCCTCGCTCTCGACCCTGGCCCTTGCGAAGCTCATCCACGAGGCGGGCTGCCCTCCTGGCGTGTTGAACTGCGTCAACGTGTCCTCCTCCATCGCCCAGCGCATGGTCGTGGACCCGCGCGTGGCGGTGGTGAGCTTCACGGGTTCGCCCGCGGTGGGCTGGATGTTGAAGGAACTGGTACCCGAGAAGCGCGTGAGTCTCGAACTCGGGGGCGACGCGTCGGCGATCGTGTGCGCCGATGCGGATCTGGAGTTCGCGCTGCCTCGATTGGCCGCGGGCGGTTACGGGTACGCCGGGCAGGTGTGCATCTCGGTCCAGCACGTTCGGGCCGAGAGTCGTTGCTACGAGTCGGTTCGGGATCGACTCGCCCAGTGGACCCGCGATTGTCCGACCGGCGATCCGCGCGACGAGTCGGTGGTGTGCGGACCGCTCATCTCGACCGAAGCGGCAGACCGCGTGATGGAGTGGATCGGGGAGGCGGTGGACAAGGGCGCGCGCGTGCTGGCGGGCGGCACGCGCGACGGCAACGTGGTCGCGCCGACTCTGATCGAAGGGGTGCCGCCGGACACGCGGCTGGGATGCGAGGAGGTGTTCGGCCCGGTGCTCACCCTACAACGATTTGAGGAGTTCGGCGAGGCCTTGGAGCAGGTGAACGCCTCGGATTACGGCATCCAGTGCGGGGTCTTCACGCGCGATCCGGGCCGGGTCGAACGCGCGTTCCAAACCCTCGAGGTGGGCGGCGTGATCGTGAACGACTTCCCGACGCTCCGGTTCGACAACATGCCCTACGGGGGCGTGAAGCGCAGCGGGTTCGGCCGCGAGGGCGTGCGGTACGCGATGGACGAGATGACCGAGCCGAAGGTGAAGCTCGAGAAGTTGAGCTGA